DNA from Nitrospira sp.:
GGTCCGTCCTCACGTTGAAGGCGGTTCCCAAGGCGCGGATGGTCCCGTTCCCGGCCGTGACTTCAAACGGTCTGGCGGTATCCGGCGCGACGGTGAAGAAGGCTTCACCGCGATGCAAGGTCAGGCGGCGAGCAGTTCCGGTCATTGTGACGGACAGCGCGCTGTTCGTGTTCAGTTGCACGGTGGAACCATCGGCCAGGGTGATGGTCTGTTGTTCGCCGGTGGCCGTATGGTAGTCGCCGCGCGGGTACCAGATCGCGGCGAGCCAGAGACCGAGCGCCGTCATGAGCAGCAGCGTTGCGGCAACAGCCGTCAGGTGCCGGCGGGAGGTGCGGCGGGCGATCGGAGCAACGGAAGTGTCGTCTTCGAGGTAGTGATCGAAATCGCGGATATCCTGCCTGTTCAGGGTATCCAGCCCGATCCAAAACCGTTCGGCTTCCCGGTACGCGAGGGAGTGCATCGGATCAGCCGCAAGCCATTCGGCGAACCGGCGCCGGTCTTCGGCGGTGGCATCGCCGGATTCCAGCAACACCAGCCAGCCGGATGCCGTGGAGGAGACCGTCTCGTCCTCGTGGTCTTTCATTGCGACCGTCATGGTAGTGCCCAGGCCGACGGCCTGTCATCCCTGCAGCGCGACAACCTTCCTACTTTCCTAGACGGGCGAGGCTTGCCGGACATCCATCCGGTCGGCGCGCCTATGGTTCATGTTCCTGTACGCGACGCTTGCAATAGTCCACCGCCTTGATCATGTGTTTGACGACCGTGCTTTGTGAAATGCCCAGCTTCGCCGCCACGTCGGCATGCGTCAGATGGTGAAATTTAATGAGCAGAAAGACCTGGCGGCATTTGGGAGGAAGCTCCGCGACGGCCTGCTTCAGCAACGAAATCTGTTGCTTCGACCAGATGACGGTTTCAATCGATGGACCGGGATCCGTTTGGTCGATCGCCACATCGGTCTCGCAGACTGCCAGAGCCTCTCGATGTTGTCGACGGCGATGGTGGTCGATGACGAGGTTCGTGGCGATGCGAAAGAGAAATGCACGGGGATTGATGAGGGCGTGGTTCGGGGAAGCTTGGAGCAGGCGGAGAAACGTGTCCTGCAGCAAGTCCTTGGCCGTTTCCGCGCAGCCCAAACGGCGGGCGAGGAACTGCTGCAGGTCGTGCCCGTGCTCACGGACGAGCGTCGACAGCTCCACATGGGTGAGTTCAGACATGGTGTCAGGTTTCTTCGGGAAGAGCCGCCGTGCCGCGGGCCTACGTAATGGCTGAAGCATATTGTCGGACCGGTGGAAAGGGAATGTTTGGTTTCCAGGTCCATTCGGTCGGAGCTGAATATCGAAAAGATCCGGCCTGCCTGTTCGAAGAGAAGGGGAAGCTCGGAGATCCTTGTTCAAAGTCGCAAGAGGCCACGGGAACAGCTCATCGGCAGGAAATGCGGTTCACCCACCGATGCCGACCATGCGCATCGACTTCATGTTCTCCCACTAGCTGTTCGACCGGCATAGGGTGTTTCTTCCACCAGAGGCAGAGGCCGCTC
Protein-coding regions in this window:
- a CDS encoding RNA polymerase sigma-70 factor, whose protein sequence is MSELTHVELSTLVREHGHDLQQFLARRLGCAETAKDLLQDTFLRLLQASPNHALINPRAFLFRIATNLVIDHHRRRQHREALAVCETDVAIDQTDPGPSIETVIWSKQQISLLKQAVAELPPKCRQVFLLIKFHHLTHADVAAKLGISQSTVVKHMIKAVDYCKRRVQEHEP